One Bacteroidota bacterium genomic window carries:
- a CDS encoding glycosyltransferase family 39 protein translates to LTNYYFILIVTFPLKHYTCKVKMKSKQKSKTQPKDFQKREGPYIVPKFLLDDKTSYVMAILYFIIMLFVSLNHHKIGDYGVETDFYWSYIPHAQHILAGYVDIDQWKGPGYEFILALGKIVSTDFFFAGMIIAIASAALVILFTYKIISNHFNKELAFITVLGLVTNFTFIKYSYSSGTDMFFNFLQVLVLYFLLRNQRLSLLDIAIAGAITGYAYITRYNAIALYAAVIVGLLLLNYKMVDWKKRIAAATSFVLSSLIFVLPWGLYCLREKGNFFYNVNYLNIAYKMYGRGKVGWDEYWNTVAIKFSSLSDVILADPITFFTHVTINFADHLWKDISLLISLPLGIFALGGIVILLFKKPDRKQIFYFIFSGAFFAILTIVFYGERFSLYLIPTYFLLVSIFFVWEKIPSLGFPHFGIKHLLILSMFFYTAYSSIDQVKSDISSGPVEILDVRNAFFNEPVNSGTEKTVIARKPHIAYYLNMKFEPFPYVFNIDELIEKCKSTGADYLYFSGIEAGMRPQLSFLLDPGNAPPQFQPIVSIIYPPAVLYKINFENSKNN, encoded by the coding sequence TTAACCAACTATTATTTTATATTAATTGTAACTTTTCCCTTGAAGCATTACACTTGTAAGGTAAAAATGAAATCAAAACAAAAAAGTAAAACACAACCAAAAGATTTTCAAAAAAGGGAAGGGCCATATATCGTCCCAAAATTTTTGTTAGACGATAAAACATCTTATGTAATGGCAATTTTGTATTTCATCATTATGCTGTTCGTCAGCTTGAATCACCACAAAATTGGAGATTATGGAGTTGAAACTGATTTTTATTGGAGTTACATACCACACGCTCAACATATTTTAGCCGGTTATGTTGATATCGACCAATGGAAAGGCCCTGGGTACGAGTTCATTCTTGCTTTAGGTAAAATAGTTTCTACCGATTTCTTTTTTGCCGGAATGATCATTGCAATAGCCAGCGCTGCATTAGTGATACTATTTACATATAAAATTATTTCAAACCACTTTAACAAAGAATTAGCTTTTATCACAGTTCTTGGTTTAGTAACTAATTTTACATTTATCAAGTATTCCTATTCATCAGGAACTGATATGTTTTTCAACTTTCTTCAGGTACTTGTTCTATATTTTCTATTAAGGAATCAAAGATTAAGCTTGTTGGATATTGCTATCGCAGGAGCGATAACAGGTTATGCTTACATCACGCGTTACAACGCAATTGCTTTATACGCCGCAGTCATCGTTGGGTTATTACTATTAAACTACAAAATGGTCGATTGGAAAAAAAGAATTGCGGCAGCAACAAGTTTTGTATTGTCTTCACTCATTTTTGTTTTACCTTGGGGTTTGTATTGCCTTCGAGAAAAAGGAAATTTTTTTTATAACGTTAATTATTTAAATATCGCTTATAAAATGTACGGCAGAGGCAAGGTTGGTTGGGATGAATATTGGAATACTGTGGCAATAAAGTTTTCCTCTTTGTCGGATGTAATATTAGCCGACCCAATAACTTTCTTCACACACGTAACGATTAACTTTGCAGACCATTTATGGAAAGATATATCTCTCCTGATTAGCTTGCCATTAGGTATTTTCGCGTTAGGGGGAATTGTAATTCTATTATTTAAAAAGCCTGATCGGAAACAAATATTTTATTTCATATTTAGTGGCGCATTCTTTGCCATTCTAACGATTGTTTTTTACGGTGAGCGTTTTTCTCTATACCTTATACCAACGTATTTTTTGCTTGTGTCGATATTTTTTGTCTGGGAAAAAATACCTTCGCTTGGTTTTCCACATTTTGGAATCAAACATTTATTAATTTTGAGTATGTTTTTTTACACTGCATATTCGTCAATTGATCAAGTAAAATCCGACATCTCATCCGGACCGGTTGAAATTTTAGATGTACGAAATGCATTCTTCAACGAACCGGTAAATTCAGGCACTGAAAAAACCGTCATCGCACGAAAACCCCACATCGCTTATTATTTGAACATGAAATTTGAACCGTTTCCATATGTCTTTAATATCGACGAGCTAATAGAAAAATGTAAGAGCACCGGAGCCGATTATTTATATTTTAGCGGTATTGAAGCCGGCATGAGACCTCAGTTAAGTTTTCTTTTAGATCCTGGAAATGCTCCTCCTCAATTTCAACCTATTGTCAGTATAATTTATCCACCAGCAGTCCTATATAAAATTAACTTTGAAAATTCAAAAAATAATTAG